A segment of the Macrobrachium nipponense isolate FS-2020 chromosome 1, ASM1510439v2, whole genome shotgun sequence genome:
TCATAAGCTCAAAATCTTCAATGTACTGATCGTAATTATAGTGCTGTTTATTTGCTAACTGGCTCTAGTGTTTACCTTGtgatttattgtaaaattgaagCGCCAAAGAGATcaatagttctcctttgtgattACAATCTTCTGATACCCCTATTGAGAATTATAGTGCTTAATTGTTTATCTGAATATACTTTAAATCCTTATCTCTAATTCATTTTAAGATAAGACCACTCAAGTAGGGGTTTTCCTTCCATTTCTGTATATATCTACCAATCTACACAGTCAGATGTTGCTTCAGTAAAATTGCATGTACTGTTGTGCTTTCAAAGTAAAATTCATAAAAGAGTGACCTCCCAGGActggttgcatatatatatatatatatatatatatatatatatatatatatatatatatatatatatatatatatatatatatatatatatatatatatatatatatatatatacatatatatatatatatatatatatatatatatatatatatatataatgtgtgtgtgcatgtgtttggtATATTATCCTTATCGCTAAAGGCTGGGGATGAAGGAAACACTGAAACATTAAAAGTAGGTTCTTAATGTCTGTGTGAAGTAAACAAAATCACAGAGGTGCAAATTATGTGCAAGGCAAGGAAGACAGAGCTGTGCCATACTGGCGAAACATGACTGGCAGACAGGCGGGATTCAATCATTACATATCATACATGATAAATGAGAATGacatacattaaatacatagggAGGTATATAAATGAAACGAAAGTTAAAGAATGTAATACAGATACGTAAATGTTCATATATCGTACtgaatgtttctttcatttacctacacctccctcccccttcatGCTCGtcgtactcattttttttttttttttttttgtactttctcGAGTGAACTCTCTCTCTGCGAACCTTTGAGAACAATGTGGGGACTGCTTTTCCTGGTCCAAGCAAAGGGCCAGAGGGGAAAGAGGGGATGGGTCAATACTAAGGGGGTGGTACTGGGCAAAGGAAATGACGGTTTCGCCACCAGATACGACCACTAGGGAGATGAATTTCATAATCCCTTGACCTGCTGAAACTAATGACTACCCCAACTTTGTCCCAGCGGCGAGATGTTGGGTCTTTGATCCGTACATGCTGTCCAATAGTCAACTTGGGTAGGGGCGGGCATGCTGATCATAATGGGTCTTGACCTGCTCAGCACAGGTGTCAGCAAGGCGGTCAcagtcttgacctgccactctAAAAAGGACTCTGGGAGTGTAGGGATGCATGACCTAAGAGTTCGGCCATACAGAATCTGGGTGGGGGAGCGTCCTGTGAAATTGGGAGTATTCCGAAGTTCTAAGAGGCCTTGATCAAACTTTTCACAGTCAATGTTGCCAGAGGGTACCATTGTCAGGATGAGATGCTTGATTGACTTCATGGTGGCCTCGGCATGACCGTTTGATTGTGGATGATATGGGGAGGTTATCACATGTGGTCCTCCATCAGTCCTGAGGTGGAGAGGCACACCAACTTCCTGGAAGTAGTGGCAGAAGATCCTGACTGTATGGAGGGGCAAGTATCACCTTTGCATGGGACAACAATAGGCCATCCTGAGAGACTGGGCAACTATGACAAGGTAGGCTTTTCCTGCGACCGTAAAGAAATCTCCTGAAACACATTCAAAGGGCCTTGAGAGGTTGTTGTCATTAATTAATGGTTCCTGCTGCTGGGTTGGCTGCAATACCTGGTATGACTCACAAGCTCCAATTGTGTTGGCAATGTCTGAATTGATGCCAGTCCAGAAGAAGCCTATCTTGCCCGGCGCTTCATAGATTCTACGCCCCTATCACTGTCATGTAGGTGGGACAAGGTGTGACCGTAAAGAAATCTGAAACAGATTCAAAGGGCCTTGAGGGGTTGTCGTCATTCATTAATGGTTCTGCTGTTGGGTTGGCTGCAATACCTGGCATGACTCACAAGCTCCAATTGTATTGGCAATGTCTGAGTTGATACCAGTCCAGAAGACAGCCTGTCTTGCCTGGCGCTTTGTAGATTCCACGCCCCTATGACTGTCATGTAGGTGGGACAAGGTGCGGCGGCGGAGGGCCGCAGGAACTATAACTCTTGCTCCATACAAAACGAGATCACATTTGGTGTAGAGCTCGTCCCATAACTTCCAGTATGGGAGTAAGGAGTTATGCAGATCATATCTGTTGGAGGGGAATTCTGAGGTAAACACAGTCGAGTACGGCGAGTGTAGACCAGGGTGTGCTCTTGCTGTGTCTCATAGATCCTGAAAAGTCCTGTCGGCATCTTGAGCTAGAGACATTTCTGAAGAAGTGACAGCGTACACAGCCATGGCTGTTCGTAGATGGGTGGTGGAAGGGGCATCTGCAAATTTGTCTTCTGGTGTGGGGTGGCTAACTGGGGCTCGAGATAAAGCATCAGGAATGTTcagagacaatatatatatatatatatatatatattatatatatatatatatatatatatatataatatatatatatatattgtcgttacttacaataacgacatggaaaatcaatttttattggATATCTATGTTCATGTTGTATATGGAAATGTTCCTTTATATCACATGGCGTTAAGTGGAAATTTGCAGGTTTgtgtacaaatgaatgttttatttatatataattgtaataagcaTTGTTACCAAGGAATATTGTCTTGTGAATAGTTTGTATAATTGGTTAACAACTAGTCAAGAGTGTGTTACATCATTGTGTGATCtgtaagaaagttcaaggaaaacCATATAGAACTAATATAGTACCCCCATTGCCGGAATTCCGGGTTACAACGGAAACAACCTTTTAGCTTTACGGGGGTGAATTACACCGGGGCTTTATGGATAAAAGAAGAGAAGCAAAATCCGGAGAAGGTGTATGTCATACTATTCACATGCCCGATCACTACGGGTATACATCTGGAAGTAGTCAGAAACCAGTCCGCTGACTCATTCCTCATGGCCTTCCGGAAGTTTAGCAGCTGTAAAGGCTTTCCTTCACTAATGTTGAGTGACAACGCCACTACTTTCGTAGCAGCATCTGAATATCTGAAAACGATGGCAGATAGCCCCCTTTTTCAAAACCATCTGGAGAACATCGAGTGTAAGTGGAAATTTATACCAGCAAGAGCACCTTGGTTTGGTGCAATCTGGGAGAGATTGATCGGACTATTGAAGACCTGTATGAAGAAGGTAGTCGGTCGAGCTCTTCTCAGTTATGATGAATTATCCTGCATTTTGGTGGAATTGGAATCTATCATAAATGACAGGCCACTAAGCTACACATCGGGGGACCTTGATCAGAAGGAGATTTTAACACCTAATCACCTGATCTTGGGTAGAAAattaagatcctttcccaaggaaacaaTTAATTGGGAGGAGGTATCTGAAGATCCATTGTATAGTAAaactgaaaatgtagaaaagaGATTCCTTTACATATCCAAATTGTGTGATCAATTATGGAAAAGATGGGAAcatgaatatttgatttcttCAAGAGAGACTCATCGAATTGGAGTCCAACATAATTCTTGGCCCAAAATAGGAGATGTCGTCCTCGTACATGAAGAAGGGCCAAGAAACAAATGGAAGTTGGGTCAGGTGATTCAGGTGCATGTGGGGTCTGACAATGTAGTTAGAGTAGCTACCCTCAAAACCTCCCATGGTCAGATCATGCATCCCATTGTGAAATTGTACCCGTTAGAGTTGTGGCAAGAAGTTGAGACTCCTGATCCTGCCAAAATTCCTGAAGTGAGTACCCGACCATCCAGGAAGGCTGCTCGGGTGGCTGCAGAAACTAGAAAAGATTTGATTCAAAAGGGACTGTTGTAAATACTAGTTTATTATGACTTTTGGTGGCGGGGAATATGTCGTTACTTACAATAACGACatggaaaatcaatttttattgaatatctatgttcatgttgtatatggaaaatgttcctttatattacaTGGCGTTAAGTGGAAATGTGCAGGTTTGTGTACaattgaatgttttatttatatataattgtaataagcattgttaccaaggaatattgtcttgtgaataatttgtataattggttaacaatgcaatgtaagttgtttgatagtttcgttCAGTTCGTGTTAGTTTGGTGGCTTCGTTCGTTTTGTTGTTCCTTTTGTCGTGAGCGAACGAGGCCGAAGTCGTGGGTTTGGGTGAGAGAGCGAACGTATTATTTTCACCACAGAGGTGAGCAAAGGGAACGGAGTCGAGTCGCTTCTCAACATTGGTAGAGTGGTTTGGTAACAGAACTTAATCAGAGTGAAAGAATTTCACTTCGATTAACAATGTCGTTCCTTCCCAGCATTTAATGAAGCGGATGGATTAATCAACCGAAGTTTGGATGagtatcatatcatatattatttaatttgccttgactgggataaatcgctagagatatgcatatctgtgcgtgggattccgtgactgggtaaaattgaatatatagtgGTATCGTGGTTTACCCGTGCCTATTGTAATCCGAACTCAGCAAGAACTTCATATGAAACTAGTAAGTAATAATTTGGGGGTAAAGCACAATAGAATATAGTATGTCCTTTCATGTCTTTGTAACACAACGCAATGAAGTCTTTATGTAGAGAAAGGGTCTTGAGTTCTCTTAAACGAATCTGGTAATAagtaatttctgtaattgactgaagtcattatatgttgttgcttgtttgaccctaatgagtaacaatatatatatatatatatatatatatatatatatatatatatatatatatattatatatatatatatatatatatatatatatattataggtctGGGTCAAATTCCCGACAGCCATAATTCCGACACACAcaactctatatatgtatatatatatatatatatatatatatatatatatatatatatatatatatgtatatatatatatatatatatatatatatatatatatatatatatatatgtatatatatatatatatatacatatatatatatatatatatatatatatatatatatatatatgtatatatatatatatacatatatatatatatatatatatatattatatatatatatacatacatacatatatatatatatatatatatatatatatatatatagtctgggTCAAATTCCCGACAGCCATAATTTcgacacacacaattatataaatataatattatatatatatatatatatatatatatatatatatatatatatatggagagagggaGTTTATACGGTAAACCACCAAACTACCGGACAGCGATGATGAGCCTTTCATATAAATGTGAGTGTTTCGGTTGGCTGTTAATGTTAACACACCGAACTATGATAATTAGGCCTTTCTTATGAACTTACAAAACGAACAGTAACAATAAAGCCTTTCATATTTGAACTATATTTCATTGCTAAACCACCCATAGAAATGGAAGAAATTCATGCAAAGAATCCTTCtcaaaagtgaaaaaattaaattaacgtACGTGGATACCTGATGGTTAAAGATAAAAACCGAAACGAATCATACTACTGGTGCTGTGATTTTCGAAAATCTAATAACTGCAAAGGAAGAGCAGTTACCAAACATTTACTAACAAAATTTGAAGAGCACATTCATGTTCCTTATGCAAGTGCTGCTAGTGttgcaaaaataagaaatgaaatagaTATAAAAGCAAAATCCACCAGAGCTCAACCGATTCAAGTTATTCAGTCAAAAACCACCTCTGCTACTCCAAATATTGTGTCGTGCCTACCTTCCAAAAATGCCCTAAGAAAGACAATGAAGCGGATCAGGCGCTGTGATCGATCGTCCCTCTGAACCTACGTCATTAGTGGATATTAATACAAGATTTCCATCTTGTATTAATATTCCTCCTGAAGTCAAGCGCACGTTAAACGgtggtttatttttaaaaagagacTCTACGATAGAGGAGGACCGAATTTTGATATTCACTACAGCCGCAAATTCGAAGATATTATCAGAGGCCCCGTTTTGGATTATGGACGGTACTTTTAAAACAGTACCTATAATATTTTACCAACTGTACACAATTCATGCACCTGTGGGACATAGAAATCGTAGTTTCTCCACTTGTGTAGCTTTTATGACTGGGAAGAGTGAGGTCTCGTATAAACGCTTGTTTCAAGATTTGACCGACATTGCTGACGAAAATTATATTGATCTGAACCCACAATCCATAAAATCTAATTTGGAACTGGCtgcaattcaagcttctaaaagtGAATTTCCTAACGCCaacaacaaacttttttttattttttttatttaggacagTGCATCTGGAGAAGAATTCAGTCAATTCGTAACGGCAATGATGAAGAGtagtttttatgatgaaattccaAACGCCTTCG
Coding sequences within it:
- the LOC135218784 gene encoding uncharacterized protein LOC135218784 → MAFRKFSSCKGFPSLMLSDNATTFVAASEYLKTMADSPLFQNHLENIECKWKFIPARAPWFGAIWERLIGLLKTCMKKVVGRALLSYDELSCILVELESIINDRPLSYTSGDLDQKEILTPNHLILGRKLRSFPKETINWEEVSEDPLYSKTENVEKRFLYISKLCDQLWKRWEHEYLISSRETHRIGVQHNSWPKIGDVVLVHEEGPRNKWKLGQVIQVHVGSDNVVRVATLKTSHGQIMHPIVKLYPLELWQEVETPDPAKIPEVSTRPSRKAARVAAETRKDLIQKGLL